The Streptomyces nitrosporeus genome includes a window with the following:
- a CDS encoding TylF/MycF/NovP-related O-methyltransferase has protein sequence MSRETRVLSRPMAWRNAVNGVLQQLTGYQLRRVPVPAPRVAQEPSATPGAAPAASTASAAPEASVAPASPGTPAVPAAKKAPQLPADYDDEAKEIIRAVKPYTMTSPERLNAFVLATRHIVRHGIPGAIVECGVWRGGSMQACARTLLSLGETDRDLYLFDTYEGMTPPTEEDLRRDGRSARELLDAQGKDRPIWAVASLEDVRAGFEQVPYPKERLHYVRGRVEDTVPGEAPEQISVLRLDTDWYASTRHELEHLYPRLVSGGVLLIDDYGYWQGSRQAVDEFMEKTGERLLLLRMDEGRIAVKP, from the coding sequence ATGAGCCGCGAAACGCGCGTACTGTCCCGCCCCATGGCTTGGCGCAACGCCGTCAACGGCGTCCTTCAGCAACTCACCGGATACCAGCTCAGGCGCGTACCCGTGCCGGCGCCCCGCGTCGCCCAGGAACCGTCAGCCACTCCTGGGGCCGCACCGGCCGCATCAACCGCATCAGCCGCACCGGAGGCATCAGTTGCGCCGGCCTCACCGGGCACCCCGGCCGTGCCGGCCGCGAAGAAGGCCCCGCAGCTGCCCGCGGACTACGACGACGAGGCGAAGGAGATCATCCGTGCGGTCAAGCCGTACACGATGACCTCCCCGGAGCGGCTCAACGCCTTCGTCCTCGCGACCCGGCACATCGTCCGGCACGGCATCCCGGGCGCGATCGTCGAGTGCGGGGTCTGGCGCGGCGGTTCGATGCAGGCATGCGCCAGGACGCTGCTGTCGCTCGGCGAGACGGACCGCGACCTCTACCTCTTCGACACGTACGAGGGCATGACGCCGCCCACCGAGGAGGACCTGCGGCGGGACGGCAGGTCCGCCCGGGAACTGCTGGACGCCCAGGGCAAGGACCGGCCGATCTGGGCGGTCGCCTCCCTGGAGGACGTGCGGGCCGGGTTCGAGCAGGTGCCGTATCCGAAGGAGCGTCTGCACTATGTGCGGGGCAGGGTCGAGGACACCGTCCCCGGTGAGGCACCCGAGCAGATCTCCGTCCTCCGGCTGGACACCGACTGGTACGCCTCGACCCGGCACGAGCTGGAGCACCTCTATCCGCGCCTGGTCAGCGGCGGTGTCCTGCTGATCGACGACTACGGCTACTGGCAGGGATCGCGCCAGGCGGTGGACGAGTTCATGGAGAAGACCGGTGAGCGGCTGCTGCTGCTGCGCATGGACGAGGGGCGGATCGCGGTCAAGCCCTGA
- a CDS encoding bifunctional glycosyltransferase/CDP-glycerol:glycerophosphate glycerophosphotransferase, whose product MAPRLTVVVPFYNVEEYLGACLDSLAGQTAADLEVVMVDDGSTDSSAKTALEYARRDPRFRLIRQDNAGLGAARNAGAAQAHPEGEFLAFADSDDVVPPGAYARMLGELDASGSDFATGNVLRIRAGGVLEQSPMFRRPMERARRATHVTRDWILLGDRIACNKVFRRSFWDRHAFAFPTGVLYEDIAVVLPAHFLARGVDVVEEPVYHWRDRDGSITTRRAVPRGIRDRVTAVSAVSRFLADRGMTEARTRYQEHVLSGDLWLFIEALRDGDAAFHEAFLTHANAFAETVAPEVFAGLPLHLRVKWQLIRERRTAELLALLTHEATDRDTFHVRGLLRPRAHFPGVEGPLPRGTVALSATDLPVHAHLTGAVWRDGLLHLSGFAYVRNAPGGPVAAGWLRSGRRLLPLRMRTAVTDEAAALSGRTLHRYERSGFETVVDPRRIAGRVSARRARTVWKLEAVVFGGGRPRRGPMRLLGHPAAPAVRYVDARTRVVPLLSGNKLELRAERVDAVLAGHRATESGDGVRIAVRVLATGTPTALRIQEWRTKEALEFPLVADDGTRPQRAGGDGPGGEGSGGDGPPAARTDGRTFVAEVPLDVFGGVDGDWGVQLVGAGHRMTVAARPETDAGRYRLAGGREVYAAANPSGDLVLTDRSVRPVVTGARWAPDGTLLLEGSCPGSESGSESGSESESGSGGEPGGGPVPGRAELVLRHSGHQEENVFPVEPWSGGGSGRAGGFRASVTPAAVRSAGGVHPLAEGRWYPFLREPGETDPERYLPLHVVHQLHAGLPSHHEAGGRRFTLGRRFHDRLVVESGSVLPLRERGPYGQRRLREGYAGARGAGLRDAVLYSSFDGRQYSDSPRAVHEELSRRAVGAEHLWVVRDQQATVPAGARAVALHSAEWYDAMARSRWVVTNTQLPEWFERAEGQFVVQTWHGTPLKRIGRDLAGTPYADAAYMASMPRRAAQWSVLVSPNTFSTPVLRRAFGYDGEVLECGYPRNDLLYAPDRAKVAAAVRRSLEIPDGRRVVLYAPTWREDRQKRGGRYGLDLQLDLGRARRALGEDHVLLVRRHYLVGGSVPEDAFVRDVSRYPDVAELLLISDVLVTDYSSLMFDFAGTGRPMLFHTYDLEHYRDTLRGFCFDFEDRAPGPLIPDSAGVIEALRHPAAVTAAHREAYERFRESFCDLDRGTAAAGVVDLMLKGARA is encoded by the coding sequence ATGGCACCCCGTCTCACCGTCGTCGTCCCGTTCTACAACGTCGAGGAGTACCTCGGAGCCTGCCTGGACTCGCTGGCCGGGCAGACGGCGGCCGATCTCGAAGTCGTCATGGTCGACGACGGTTCGACGGACAGCAGTGCCAAGACGGCACTGGAGTACGCCCGGCGGGATCCGCGGTTCCGGCTGATCCGGCAGGACAACGCCGGGCTCGGAGCCGCCCGCAACGCCGGGGCCGCCCAGGCGCATCCGGAGGGGGAGTTCCTCGCGTTCGCCGACAGCGACGACGTCGTCCCTCCGGGCGCGTACGCCCGGATGCTCGGCGAACTGGACGCCAGTGGTTCGGACTTCGCCACCGGGAACGTCCTCAGGATCCGGGCCGGCGGGGTGCTGGAGCAGTCCCCGATGTTCCGCAGGCCGATGGAGCGGGCGCGCCGCGCCACCCATGTGACCCGCGACTGGATCCTGCTGGGCGACCGCATCGCGTGCAACAAGGTGTTCCGCCGGTCGTTCTGGGACCGGCACGCCTTCGCCTTCCCCACCGGTGTCCTGTACGAGGACATCGCCGTGGTCCTGCCCGCCCACTTCCTGGCCCGGGGCGTCGACGTGGTGGAGGAGCCCGTCTACCACTGGCGGGACCGCGACGGCTCGATCACCACCCGGCGGGCGGTGCCCAGGGGCATCCGGGACCGGGTCACGGCGGTCTCCGCCGTCAGCCGCTTCCTGGCCGACCGGGGCATGACGGAGGCCAGGACGCGCTACCAGGAGCATGTGCTCTCCGGGGACCTGTGGCTGTTCATCGAGGCGCTCCGGGACGGGGACGCCGCTTTCCACGAGGCGTTCCTCACCCACGCCAACGCCTTCGCCGAGACCGTCGCCCCCGAGGTGTTCGCCGGTCTGCCCCTGCACCTGCGGGTGAAGTGGCAGCTCATCCGGGAGCGCAGGACGGCGGAACTCCTCGCCCTGCTCACCCACGAGGCCACCGACCGCGACACCTTCCACGTGCGGGGGCTGCTGCGGCCCCGGGCGCACTTCCCGGGGGTCGAAGGCCCGCTGCCGCGCGGGACGGTGGCCCTGTCCGCCACGGACCTGCCGGTGCACGCGCACCTCACCGGGGCGGTCTGGCGGGACGGGCTGCTGCACCTGAGCGGATTCGCGTACGTCCGCAACGCCCCCGGCGGGCCCGTCGCGGCGGGCTGGCTGCGCTCGGGCAGGCGGCTGCTCCCGCTCCGGATGCGTACGGCGGTGACGGACGAGGCGGCCGCGCTGTCGGGCCGGACGCTGCACCGGTACGAGCGGTCCGGCTTCGAGACCGTCGTGGACCCGCGCCGGATCGCCGGGCGGGTGTCCGCCCGGAGGGCCAGGACCGTCTGGAAGCTGGAGGCCGTCGTGTTCGGCGGGGGACGGCCGCGCCGGGGCCCGATGCGGCTGCTCGGCCATCCGGCCGCACCGGCCGTCCGGTACGTCGACGCACGCACCCGGGTCGTCCCGCTGCTCTCCGGCAACAAGCTGGAGCTGCGTGCGGAACGGGTGGACGCGGTGCTCGCCGGACACCGGGCGACGGAGTCGGGGGACGGTGTCCGGATCGCCGTACGGGTCCTCGCCACGGGAACGCCGACGGCGCTGCGGATCCAGGAGTGGCGGACGAAGGAGGCCCTGGAGTTCCCGCTGGTGGCCGACGACGGGACGCGGCCGCAACGGGCCGGCGGCGACGGGCCCGGTGGTGAGGGGTCCGGTGGTGACGGTCCGCCCGCCGCCCGTACGGACGGCCGCACGTTCGTCGCGGAGGTGCCGCTGGACGTGTTCGGGGGGGTGGACGGCGACTGGGGAGTGCAACTGGTCGGCGCGGGCCACCGCATGACCGTCGCGGCCCGCCCGGAGACCGACGCGGGCCGGTACCGGCTGGCCGGTGGCCGTGAGGTCTACGCGGCGGCCAACCCGTCGGGCGACCTGGTCCTGACCGACCGGTCCGTCCGGCCCGTGGTCACCGGTGCGAGGTGGGCGCCGGACGGCACCCTCCTGCTGGAGGGCTCCTGCCCCGGGAGCGAATCCGGAAGCGAATCCGGAAGCGAATCCGAAAGCGGGTCCGGAGGCGAACCCGGGGGCGGGCCGGTGCCGGGCCGCGCCGAACTCGTCCTGCGCCACAGCGGCCACCAGGAGGAGAACGTCTTCCCGGTGGAACCGTGGAGTGGGGGTGGGAGCGGGAGGGCCGGGGGTTTCCGCGCCTCGGTGACGCCCGCCGCCGTCCGCTCCGCCGGCGGGGTCCATCCGCTCGCCGAGGGACGCTGGTACCCCTTCCTCCGGGAGCCCGGGGAGACGGACCCGGAGCGCTACCTCCCGCTGCACGTGGTGCACCAGCTGCACGCCGGTCTGCCCTCGCACCACGAGGCGGGCGGGCGCCGGTTCACCCTGGGGCGCCGTTTCCACGACCGGCTCGTCGTGGAGTCCGGCAGCGTCCTGCCGCTGCGTGAGCGCGGTCCGTACGGGCAGCGCAGGCTGCGTGAGGGGTATGCCGGGGCCCGGGGCGCCGGGCTGCGTGACGCGGTGCTGTACTCCAGCTTCGACGGGCGGCAGTACTCGGACTCGCCCCGGGCGGTCCACGAGGAGCTGTCCCGCCGGGCCGTCGGGGCCGAGCACCTCTGGGTCGTACGCGACCAGCAGGCCACCGTGCCCGCCGGGGCCCGCGCGGTCGCTCTGCACAGCGCCGAGTGGTACGACGCGATGGCCCGCAGCCGCTGGGTCGTCACCAACACCCAGCTGCCCGAATGGTTCGAACGGGCCGAGGGCCAGTTCGTCGTACAGACCTGGCACGGCACCCCGCTCAAACGTATCGGCCGGGACCTGGCCGGCACCCCGTACGCGGACGCGGCCTACATGGCGTCCATGCCCCGGCGGGCCGCCCAGTGGAGCGTCCTCGTCTCCCCGAACACCTTCTCCACCCCCGTCCTGCGCCGCGCCTTCGGGTACGACGGCGAGGTCCTGGAGTGCGGTTACCCGCGCAACGACCTGCTGTACGCCCCGGACCGGGCGAAGGTCGCCGCCGCCGTCCGGCGGTCGCTGGAGATCCCGGACGGCCGCCGGGTCGTCCTGTACGCGCCGACCTGGCGCGAGGACCGGCAGAAGCGCGGCGGCCGTTACGGCCTCGACCTCCAGCTGGACCTCGGCCGGGCGCGGCGGGCCCTGGGCGAGGACCATGTGCTGCTGGTGCGCCGCCACTACCTGGTCGGCGGCAGCGTCCCGGAGGACGCCTTCGTCCGTGACGTATCGCGCTACCCGGACGTCGCGGAACTCCTGCTGATCAGCGATGTGCTGGTCACCGACTACTCGTCCCTGATGTTCGACTTCGCCGGGACCGGCCGGCCGATGCTCTTCCACACCTACGACCTGGAGCACTACCGCGACACCCTGCGCGGTTTCTGCTTCGACTTCGAGGACCGCGCCCCCGGGCCGCTGATCCCGGACTCCGCGGGGGTGATCGAGGCGCTGCGCCACCCGGCGGCCGTGACCGCGGCCCACCGGGAGGCGTACGAGCGGTTCCGGGAGTCGTTCTGCGATCTCGACCGGGGGACGGCCGCGGCCGGGGTCGTGGACCTGATGCTGAAGGGGGCGCGGGCGTGA
- a CDS encoding methyltransferase domain-containing protein: protein MHRSAYEQMELCVQEYLPTNRRYRVVDLGSRVSGKQTRTHRGLLAGHDIDYVGVDVLDGPNVDAVMTRPYRIPVKSGSADVVLSGQAFEHIPFFWVSMLEIARVLKPGGHAFITAPSRGHVHDAQDCWRYYPDGFRALAAHARLELREVYTDFPPTKGIWHDYASIDAEAAYWGDTVGVFRHPGPHRRPVTRLKNRLVDTAVRETAVWWANRAGGVDRVPLPRPLDARARCGKPVTSTRG, encoded by the coding sequence ATGCACCGGTCCGCCTACGAGCAGATGGAGCTCTGCGTCCAGGAGTACCTGCCGACGAACCGCAGGTACCGCGTGGTCGATCTGGGCTCACGCGTCTCCGGGAAGCAGACCCGCACGCACCGGGGGCTGCTGGCCGGCCACGACATCGACTACGTCGGGGTCGATGTGCTCGACGGGCCCAACGTCGACGCGGTGATGACACGTCCGTACCGCATCCCGGTGAAGTCGGGCAGCGCCGATGTGGTGCTGTCCGGGCAGGCTTTCGAGCACATCCCGTTCTTCTGGGTGTCGATGCTGGAGATCGCCCGGGTCCTGAAGCCGGGCGGCCACGCCTTCATCACCGCCCCCTCGCGCGGGCACGTCCACGACGCGCAGGACTGCTGGCGCTACTACCCCGACGGGTTCCGTGCGCTGGCCGCCCACGCGCGGCTCGAACTCCGCGAGGTGTACACGGACTTCCCGCCCACGAAGGGCATCTGGCACGACTACGCCTCCATCGACGCCGAGGCCGCCTACTGGGGTGACACCGTGGGCGTCTTCCGCCACCCGGGACCGCACCGGCGGCCGGTGACCCGTCTGAAGAACCGCCTGGTCGACACGGCGGTGCGGGAGACGGCCGTCTGGTGGGCCAACCGGGCCGGCGGGGTGGACCGGGTGCCGCTGCCCCGCCCGCTCGACGCGAGGGCGCGGTGCGGGAAGCCGGTCACATCAACCAGGGGTTGA
- a CDS encoding CDP-glycerol glycerophosphotransferase family protein translates to MLLSVVMPVHRVQGHLRAALESVTAQPEPEPLPGGGAGPVDWELIAVVPEPAPAGDEGPRIAREFADREPRVRLLRTDPAGHPGTHVAAARNAGAAEARGDYLLFLDGDDLLLPGALAAFAGRLAGPEAPAGPDRTGGPDRPGGPRPDVVRIGREDVDWRGTVRPAGTALPAARDQLVRRAFWAAHGLRFTEDGPYDDVVPVHRAVLLASGAGTLAGIDRVCVRHRLRRAGTPAARPGRAHFAVIGAYTRLAEETGGDPRVRELRTAHLEAVLADPGRIAPGDRRAFFRAAALPGPYLVHRVRRWAGAGRTRARTALRAGRKALRARVMRLVYRADLLRPLDPRLAVYGAYWNRGVACNPAAVYAKARELVPHIRGVWVVSSRHLDAMPPGVPYVIEGSRAYWRAMARATYLVNNSSFPGGFTKRPGQTYLQTHHGTPLKTMGLDQLPYPALTGGVSFERVLAHADQWDLSLSANPHTTETWDRVYPAAYTHLPLGYPRNDVYFTAGPERTGKIRAELGIPPDRTVLLYAPTHRDYREGFLPLLDPGRLSRELGEEYVLLVRAHYFYGRPAGRPGTGQGAGEGVVDVTGHPSVEELCLASDALVTDYSSLMFDYACLDRPIITYAPDWPAYRAARGTYIDLFSGRPGDTPGAVATTQDELRDLLLTGAWRSPEAAALRAAFRARFCPYDDGRAAERVVRRLFAGALGEDGGA, encoded by the coding sequence CATCGCCCGGGAGTTCGCGGACCGGGAGCCCCGGGTGCGTCTGCTGCGCACGGACCCCGCGGGTCACCCCGGTACGCATGTGGCCGCCGCCCGTAACGCCGGTGCGGCCGAGGCCCGCGGTGACTACCTGCTCTTCCTGGACGGCGACGACCTGCTGCTGCCGGGCGCCCTGGCCGCGTTCGCCGGACGGCTGGCCGGACCCGAGGCACCGGCCGGACCGGACCGGACAGGCGGACCGGACCGGCCGGGCGGGCCCCGGCCCGACGTGGTGCGGATCGGGCGGGAGGACGTCGACTGGCGGGGCACCGTCCGGCCCGCCGGCACCGCCCTCCCCGCGGCCCGTGACCAGCTCGTCCGCCGCGCCTTCTGGGCCGCGCACGGGCTCCGCTTCACCGAGGACGGACCGTACGACGACGTCGTGCCCGTGCACCGCGCGGTGCTCCTGGCGTCCGGCGCGGGGACCCTCGCCGGGATCGACCGGGTCTGCGTGCGCCACCGGCTGCGCCGTGCCGGTACGCCCGCCGCCCGGCCCGGCCGCGCGCACTTCGCGGTGATCGGCGCCTACACGCGGCTGGCGGAGGAGACCGGCGGCGACCCGCGTGTCCGGGAGCTGCGCACCGCGCACCTGGAGGCGGTGCTGGCCGACCCCGGCCGGATCGCCCCCGGGGACCGCCGGGCCTTCTTCCGGGCCGCCGCGCTGCCCGGACCGTACCTCGTGCACCGGGTCCGCCGGTGGGCGGGCGCCGGGCGCACGCGGGCACGCACGGCGCTGCGCGCCGGCAGGAAGGCGCTGCGCGCCCGCGTGATGCGGCTCGTCTACCGCGCCGACCTGCTCCGGCCGCTCGATCCCCGCCTGGCGGTCTACGGGGCGTACTGGAACCGCGGTGTCGCCTGCAACCCGGCCGCCGTCTACGCCAAGGCCCGCGAACTCGTCCCGCACATCCGGGGCGTCTGGGTCGTCTCCTCCCGCCACCTGGACGCGATGCCGCCCGGTGTGCCGTACGTCATCGAGGGGTCCCGCGCCTACTGGCGGGCCATGGCGCGCGCCACCTACCTCGTCAACAACTCCAGTTTCCCGGGCGGTTTCACCAAACGCCCCGGCCAGACCTACCTCCAGACCCACCACGGCACCCCGCTGAAGACCATGGGCCTGGACCAGCTGCCGTACCCCGCCCTCACCGGCGGAGTCAGCTTCGAACGGGTACTGGCCCACGCCGACCAGTGGGACCTCAGCCTGTCCGCCAACCCGCACACCACCGAGACCTGGGACCGGGTCTATCCGGCCGCCTACACCCACCTGCCGCTCGGATACCCGCGCAACGACGTCTACTTCACGGCGGGCCCCGAACGCACCGGCAAGATCAGGGCGGAGCTCGGCATCCCCCCGGACCGCACGGTCCTGCTGTACGCGCCGACGCACCGCGACTACCGCGAGGGCTTCCTGCCCCTGCTCGACCCCGGTCGCCTCAGCCGTGAACTGGGCGAGGAGTACGTCCTGCTGGTGCGGGCCCACTACTTCTACGGGCGCCCGGCCGGCCGGCCGGGGACGGGGCAAGGAGCCGGGGAGGGGGTCGTCGACGTCACCGGGCACCCCTCGGTCGAGGAACTCTGCCTGGCGTCCGACGCGCTGGTCACCGACTACTCGTCCCTGATGTTCGACTACGCCTGCCTGGACCGCCCGATCATCACCTACGCACCGGACTGGCCCGCCTACCGCGCCGCCCGCGGCACCTACATCGACCTGTTCTCCGGCCGTCCGGGAGACACCCCGGGAGCCGTCGCCACCACCCAGGACGAACTGCGGGACCTGCTGCTGACCGGGGCCTGGCGCTCACCGGAGGCGGCCGCGCTGCGCGCCGCCTTCCGCGCCCGGTTCTGCCCGTACGACGACGGGCGCGCGGCGGAACGGGTGGTGCGGCGGCTCTTCGCGGGGGCCCTGGGGGAGGACGGCGGCGCCTGA
- a CDS encoding bifunctional glycosyltransferase/CDP-glycerol:glycerophosphate glycerophosphotransferase has translation MSGLDFSCVITAAPGGGTALRASVESVLEQSLRAAEALVVLPGGGDPAVRAVAESLAGRFPDRVRLSDAGVPGDAVAALRNTGLAAARGTYVLVLGEGERLQSHACRNLLEAAARSGADLVAGRWSTCTPDGDKEWEPSWQKALFPRSRVVTGFADAPELAVRDALVTGFCVRRDVLERHGLRYDEDLTHSEAVFGVLVASAAERIALVRRRIVSGRAVPDRGPGLAGLVEAHRRVCHVLDAQGLDQLREARESAFLLDHLVALVRTFPLLPAAERTRVAATAARVLPGAVSGPALLGLPPVERVGVRLLERGDADGVLEGAYALRRRGTVAAPLVTGADGRVYWRPARGPAERDAPGAAEPVPGAIGPALDTTGPAPDTAGPAPDAIAPAPDAIAPAPDVLDPALDVTALGHRYRTFGELRLMNRLTRYETGADGVLLEGRLVLPDHTGPGPSVTARLEFRVRDGARTVRFPVDVLRRDTAGISWRARVDLTGAMRPVGVRDTVWDARMTVEDGEVRSVSDLFAARDLVGPADRSPARPRLGRAAGDTWQPYVTLKDHLALRLEARGRLARAARRLVHYAAHFRPARRAKALLRAVRARRDRLFARGFKVSVYHAWFLRLPVRRGSVVFESHMGTCYGDSPRAVHEEVRRRRLPLRCVWSYDGSPEGFPKGEKLVARWSWRYLWALARAEYWVDNQGFPQQLAKPSGTTYLQTWHGSAYKRMGFDETRVRMQNAPQRERLLRAVGRFDHFLVRSEHDVRTLARAYRLSDEVVLRTGYPRNDALLAARARDEAEGRLPRGALAGRLGPDDHRQVVLYAPTFRGGPGRNKRRRLPLDAARFAERFGDRYVLLVRAHYLEAASLPVCPPGTVVDVSDHHDVSGLLALADVLVTDYSSIMFDYALLDRPVVLFAPDLEEYAAERGSYFDLREKAPGPVVATEDELFEVFDRLKDTDTAFQDRRAAFAREFGRYDRGDAARAVVDTVFARHLPPVVPGPAPAPSASSVPSASSALSVPSVPSGEDR, from the coding sequence GTGAGCGGCCTCGACTTCAGCTGTGTGATCACGGCGGCGCCGGGCGGCGGAACGGCGCTGCGCGCCTCCGTCGAGTCCGTGCTGGAGCAGTCCCTGCGTGCTGCCGAGGCCCTGGTCGTGCTGCCCGGCGGCGGTGACCCGGCCGTCCGCGCGGTGGCCGAATCGCTCGCCGGACGCTTCCCGGACCGGGTGCGGCTGTCGGACGCCGGTGTTCCGGGGGACGCGGTGGCCGCGCTCCGCAACACCGGTCTGGCGGCGGCCCGCGGCACCTACGTCCTGGTCCTCGGCGAGGGGGAGCGGTTGCAGTCCCACGCCTGCCGCAACCTGCTGGAGGCCGCCGCCCGCAGCGGTGCCGACCTCGTCGCGGGGCGTTGGAGCACATGTACCCCGGACGGGGACAAGGAGTGGGAGCCCTCCTGGCAGAAGGCGTTGTTCCCCCGCTCGCGGGTCGTCACCGGGTTCGCGGACGCCCCCGAACTGGCCGTGCGGGACGCGCTGGTGACCGGTTTCTGTGTGCGCCGTGACGTGCTGGAGCGGCACGGTCTGCGCTACGACGAGGACCTCACCCACAGCGAGGCCGTCTTCGGGGTGCTCGTGGCGTCGGCGGCGGAGAGGATCGCCCTGGTACGCCGGCGGATCGTCTCGGGCCGTGCCGTACCCGATCGCGGTCCCGGGCTCGCCGGGCTCGTCGAGGCGCACCGCCGGGTGTGCCACGTCCTCGACGCGCAGGGGCTGGACCAGCTGCGGGAGGCACGGGAGAGCGCCTTCCTGCTCGACCATCTCGTCGCCCTGGTACGGACGTTCCCGCTGCTCCCGGCGGCCGAGCGGACCAGGGTCGCCGCCACGGCCGCCCGGGTGCTGCCCGGGGCCGTGTCCGGGCCCGCCCTGCTCGGGCTCCCGCCCGTCGAGCGGGTGGGCGTACGGCTGCTGGAGCGGGGCGACGCGGACGGGGTGCTGGAGGGGGCGTACGCGCTGCGCAGGAGGGGCACGGTGGCGGCGCCGCTCGTCACGGGCGCGGACGGGCGGGTGTACTGGCGGCCGGCGCGGGGGCCCGCGGAACGGGACGCCCCGGGTGCCGCCGAACCGGTCCCGGGCGCGATCGGCCCCGCCCTGGACACAACCGGCCCCGCCCCGGACACAGCCGGCCCCGCCCCGGACGCGATCGCCCCGGCCCCGGACGCGATCGCCCCGGCCCCGGACGTCCTCGACCCGGCCCTGGACGTCACCGCGCTGGGCCACCGGTACCGCACCTTCGGTGAACTCAGGCTGATGAACCGGCTGACCCGCTACGAGACCGGTGCCGACGGGGTCCTGCTGGAGGGCCGGCTGGTCCTGCCGGACCACACCGGCCCCGGCCCGTCGGTGACGGCCCGGCTGGAGTTCCGGGTCCGGGACGGCGCGCGTACCGTGCGCTTCCCGGTGGACGTACTGCGCCGGGACACCGCCGGCATCAGCTGGCGCGCCCGCGTCGACCTGACGGGCGCGATGCGTCCGGTGGGGGTCCGCGACACCGTCTGGGACGCCCGGATGACCGTCGAGGACGGCGAGGTCCGCTCGGTCAGCGACCTGTTCGCGGCGCGTGACCTGGTGGGCCCGGCGGACCGCTCGCCGGCCCGGCCCCGGCTCGGCCGGGCCGCCGGTGACACCTGGCAGCCCTATGTCACGCTCAAGGACCATCTGGCACTCCGGCTGGAGGCCCGGGGGCGTCTGGCCCGCGCGGCCCGGCGGCTGGTCCACTACGCCGCCCACTTCCGCCCGGCGCGCCGCGCGAAGGCGCTGCTGCGGGCGGTGCGCGCGCGCCGCGACCGGCTGTTCGCCCGGGGGTTCAAGGTCTCCGTCTACCACGCGTGGTTCCTGCGGCTGCCCGTCCGCCGGGGCTCCGTGGTCTTCGAGAGCCACATGGGCACCTGCTACGGCGACAGCCCGCGCGCGGTCCACGAGGAGGTGCGCCGCCGTCGCCTGCCGCTGCGCTGCGTCTGGTCGTACGACGGTTCGCCGGAGGGTTTCCCCAAGGGGGAGAAGCTGGTGGCCCGCTGGTCCTGGCGGTACCTGTGGGCACTCGCGCGGGCCGAGTACTGGGTCGACAACCAGGGTTTCCCGCAGCAGCTGGCCAAGCCGTCCGGGACCACCTATCTGCAGACCTGGCACGGGTCGGCGTACAAGCGGATGGGTTTCGACGAGACGCGGGTGCGCATGCAGAACGCCCCGCAGCGCGAACGGCTGCTGCGGGCGGTCGGCCGGTTCGACCACTTCCTGGTCCGTTCCGAGCACGATGTGCGCACCCTGGCGCGTGCCTACCGGCTGTCCGACGAGGTGGTGCTGCGGACCGGTTATCCGCGTAACGACGCCCTGCTCGCGGCCCGGGCGCGGGACGAGGCGGAGGGCCGGCTGCCCCGGGGGGCGCTCGCCGGGCGGCTCGGTCCGGACGACCACCGGCAGGTGGTGCTGTACGCGCCGACGTTCCGGGGCGGTCCCGGCAGGAACAAGCGGCGGCGGCTGCCGCTGGACGCCGCCCGTTTCGCGGAGCGCTTCGGCGACCGGTACGTCCTGCTGGTGCGCGCGCACTACCTGGAGGCGGCGAGTCTGCCGGTGTGCCCGCCGGGGACGGTGGTGGACGTGTCGGACCACCACGATGTCAGCGGACTCCTCGCGCTGGCCGACGTGCTGGTCACCGACTACTCGTCGATCATGTTCGACTACGCGCTCCTGGACCGCCCGGTCGTCCTGTTCGCCCCCGATCTGGAGGAGTACGCCGCCGAGCGGGGCAGTTACTTCGACCTCAGGGAGAAGGCGCCCGGACCGGTCGTCGCGACGGAGGACGAACTCTTCGAGGTGTTCGACCGGTTGAAGGACACGGACACCGCCTTCCAGGACCGGCGTGCCGCCTTCGCCCGGGAGTTCGGCCGGTACGACCGGGGGGACGCCGCGCGGGCCGTCGTGGACACCGTGTTCGCCCGGCATCTGCCCCCCGTCGTCCCCGGCCCGGCTCCGGCACCGTCCGCGTCGTCCGTACCGTCCGCTTCGTCCGCGTTGTCCGTACCATCCGTACCGTCCGGGGAGGACCGCTGA